Proteins found in one Triticum urartu cultivar G1812 chromosome 4, Tu2.1, whole genome shotgun sequence genomic segment:
- the LOC125553689 gene encoding uncharacterized protein LOC125553689, translating to MEVCSVARITSFAHFGLKILPKLLALSPGSLGKFRKVSPAMGTETVSPPMETETVVRNLPELPLDVLMDIFSLLEIPDLMRAASVSSSWRSAYTSLCSQLKLYKRPQTPCLLYTSESAGENVACLYSLAEKRVYNLTLPDPPIRNRYLIGSSHGWLVTADDKSELHLINPVTGQQIALLSVVTIGYVEPIFDNAGTVIMYKLRQQLYVPDLDPKMVGPKMFPHAPDKLRDHVYIRVFIFPDPSTGSYIAVLIHGPVRQLLFARVGDCKWTSLPPGWDYDLCIYMDGLLYASTRPGRMDAFDLTGRTVTRNIIADEIAIYSSEYKGQFYLLQGPWGGLLQVCRKAELIDAGYEELIVKTNKVWLHKVDMEAEELVEINSLHHNVLFLGRNQPICLSAEEYPQLKANCVYFADDEQYNWMYKTNPRDIGVLNLEDASREEIVSPLWCSWPSPIWITPSFIVMSL from the exons atggaGGTCTGTAGCGTAGCCAGGATAACGAGCTTTGCACATTTTGGCCTGAAAATTTTGCCTAAGCTCCTGGCTCTTTCTCCCGGTTCATTGGGGAAATTCAGAAAGGTCTCACCAGCGATGGGAACTGAAACT GTCTCACCACCCATGGAAACTGAAACTGTGGTGAGAAATTTGCCGGAGCTGCCGCTGGATGTATTGATGGACATATTTTCACTCCTGGAGATACCCGACCTCATGCGTGCGGCCTCTGTCAGCTCCTCCTGGCGCTCCGCGTATACCAGCCTCTGCAGCCAGCTTAAGCTGTACAAACGGCCTCAAACGCCTTGCCTCCTCTACACCTCTGAATCTGCTGGTGAGAATGTAGCTTGTCTCTACAGCCTCGCAGAGAAGAGGGTCTACAATTTAACTCTCCCGGATCCACCCATCCGCAACAGGTATCTTATTGGGTCATCACATGGTTGGCTAGTTACCGCGGATGACAAGTCTGAGCTACACCTTATCAATCCGGTCACCGGCCAGCAGATTGCTCTCCTGTCGGTGGTCACCATTGGTTATGTAGAGCCAATATTTGACAATGCAGGCACAGTTATTATGTATAAATTGCGGCAGCAACTTTACGTTCCGGACTTAGACCCCAAAATGGTTGGTCCCAAAATGTTCCCCCATGCTCCCGACAAGCTTCGTGACCATGTCTACATCAGGGTATTTATCTTTCCGGATCCGTCCACAGGAAGCTATATTGCGGTTCTCATCCATGGTCCAGTACGTCAGCTTTTGTTTGCAAGGGTAGGAGATTGTAAGTGGACCTCGCTGCCGCCGGGTTGGGACTATGATCTATGCATCTACATGGATGGTCTATTGTATGCATCCACAAGACCTGGGCGAATGGATGCTTTTGACCTCACTGGTCGTACCGTCACGAGGAATATAATTGCAGATGAGATTGCCATTTACAGTTCTGAGTACAAGGGGCAGTTCTACCTTCTTCAGGGTCCATGGGGCGGTCTGCTGCAAGTTTGCAGGAAGGCTGAACTCATAGATGCGGGTTATGAGGAGCTCATAGTTAAAACTAATAAAGTCTGGTTACACAAAGTTGATATGGAAGCAGAAGAGCTCGTGGAAATAAATAGCTTGCATCATAACGTGTTGTTTCTTGGGCGTAACCAGCCTATATGCCTTAGTGCTGAAGAATATCCGCAACTGAAGGCAAATTGTGTCTATTTCGCAGATGATGAGCAATATAATTGGATGTATAAGACGAATCCCCGGGATATAGGTGTTCTCAACCTTGAAGATGCCAGTAGGGAGGAAATTGTGTCCCCGCTTTGGTGCAGCTGGCCAAGTCCCATATGGATAACACCCAGTTTTATAGTGATGAGCCTGTGA